The Erigeron canadensis isolate Cc75 chromosome 1, C_canadensis_v1, whole genome shotgun sequence genome segment AGTaaagcaaaaaaagaaaaataattaagaaaaactaaaacataatagTAATAATCGAAAAGGGATGGCGGACATGAGAGGAAGTGGTGTTATATGTGATGAGAGGTGTGGTTGTCCTTCGCCTTGCCCTGGCGGAGTTCAATGCAGGTCCatctcttttttcctttttctctcgATTGATCCATTTATGTTAATTTCTTAATAACATGTAATTTAGTACTACAATTAAGAAATTAGTAATTTGGTTTCGACGTGGATCAACTACCTTGTACGGGTGTCATTTCAATTTTACCTCAATGGTACGTAATAGTTTTTGCCATGATAGGAAGAAGAATTAGTTTAGTCTTTGACATTAATGGTAGAAATGACAATGGGTCGAATAATAGGAACTCAAAACCCAAACCCGAACCTAATAACAAAACTACTATCTGAACCCAACCCGATACATATTGAATATCTTATCGGGATAAAATATTACACAAACCCAACCCAATATTTGATCCCCATTTATAAATCCAAACCCTGACCCGATATGATCTCAttaaatagttaatatttatataccatattatataataataatattattaataatatgtatTACTCGTACTTCAGGTTGCTCAGGGTAAACATGCCCCGTCGATATCCCGAACCCGATAAAAAAATCGTTAACAACGCCGAAACCCAACTCATTACGTGATAAGCTAGCCCTGAATTTTCCCGATGTTGGGTTTCTCTATCGGCTTCAGATTTTTTGGCCATCTCTAGTTAATAGATTTATATTAAGGTAACTTAAGATCAAGACTATAATAGTTTAACATTCgccattgaaaaaaaaacaaaactaacttGTACGAGTAATTAATTACTTAGACCTTctacaatttatttataaacacGTTTAAAAATGAATACATGATTATATTAACCCGATGATATGTAAGTTTATAacctctagtaatagttgggcgAATTTACATTGATAAATGTAACTAAAGGGTAGTCCACCGGTTATAGAGACATactttttctaataaaaaaaaaactaacactCTTAACTTCTATGCGCGCATCTCAGGATCAAATCCCAGTTATGCCATAAAGGATTTACTTTCCAAGTCTCAGTATGTATAGGGTAGTTCCCCCCTCACAAGATTCGCATTTGGCAGAATTTGAATTTTCACTAATCTAACAAGAAACCACcggtaaattaaaaatattcttttaattATGTCATTGAGATATAATTAGCCCTTGTTAATTACACctaaattaaaaatgttatttttaagCTATTATAAAGTGATATTCATGTAACGCATACATATAAGGTTGACAAATTTATTTTGGAAAATGATGCCATGAACAAGTGTCATCGATTGATCATCGAAATCTCCATATTTGTTACACAAATTTTTCCTCATCGAATTACGTTAATATGCATGTGCATAGGCGATATGATAtcaatgtatgtgtgtgttgaTGCGATATAGGTGCAAAAGCGGGGGTATGCAGACCAGCGGTGGTGCAACGGAGGAGCACAAGAAATGTTCATGTGGCCAACATTGTGGATGCAACCCGTGCACTTGCTCGAAAGCCACGGCGTCATCCGGTGGCGTAGGGAAGGCCTTTTGCAAGTGTGATGATGGTTGTGCATGTGTCACTTGTTCATCTTAGCAAAATTCTATATCATCATCCAAGTCATTGAATCACAACCTTTGCTACACAAACCCATATATATCACTAATTACTGTCTCTACATATGTATATGTCTATCactatatgtctatatgtatatatgtcatGTAGACTACAGTTGTgtgaataaatgaataaaaatggaTATGGTGTGGCTATGATTATATTTCTTTCGTTTGAACTCTTTGTACTATACTAGTATAGTATACAGTACAGGGCTTAATTAGTTGCCAATTCGGTTAATGTACAGGAAACATAAAAGTATTCATGAGGCCCAATTCAGTAATTTACATCCACTTTGTGGCCCAAAACATTCAGTTCAGTTTGTTATTAGGCCCAACCAGGTATTTTTTTGTTCCCTATCGGCCCAACTTAATTGCTTCACTTCATCGTTTCATCACAGCGAAGTATACAACAATAAATAATTAGAGGTAGAGTATAGAAAATGTGAGATATAAacagttatttttttatttaaagataaaatgatTGTTTCCCGAAAGATCTCTAACAAGAGTGAatgttataa includes the following:
- the LOC122593607 gene encoding metallothionein-like protein 4B, with protein sequence MADMRGSGVICDERCGCPSPCPGGVQCRCKSGGMQTSGGATEEHKKCSCGQHCGCNPCTCSKATASSGGVGKAFCKCDDGCACVTCSS